A genomic region of Phragmites australis chromosome 2, lpPhrAust1.1, whole genome shotgun sequence contains the following coding sequences:
- the LOC133893516 gene encoding cyclic dof factor 2-like isoform X4, whose product MFERVPIRKDQNTGKEEKEDCEMKVDAPQEEKDNEMKVDAPEEKKEDEIKVDVQQEKEGEEMKVEAPQMTENVEPDRSSTLDHKKEDRGQMNNAEDKAVSDPKGGNEKISNDESGQDKALKKPDKILPCPRCNSMDTKFCYYNNYNVNQPRHFCKNCQRYWTAGGTMRNVPVGAGRRKSKNSTLHYRQLLMAPDCMMGSRVDIAKSVLPEALVSSPSAPIQAASRNETVLKFGPEVPLCESMVSALNINEQSGTNAGSAPRGENREDNSCASSVTSYNGLPENAVHVDKNGAMVYCNGVTPVPQYYLGAPFMHPWSVGWKNLPVMVPGRSMPESAFPPEGCSISSAPWMNSPMMPASRLPGPAFPYPLVPPALWGCLSGWPATTWNIPWIRTNGCVSPSSPSNSSCSGKGPPTLGKHSRDSNPLKEAKEEKSLWVPKTLRIDDPDEAAKSSIWATLGIKPGDPGTFKPFQSKVERKGQTSDAAQVLQANPAALSRSQSFQESS is encoded by the exons aTGTTCGAAAGAGTACCAATAAGAAAA GATCAAAACAccggaaaagaagagaaagaagactGTGAAATGAAGGTTGATGCGCCACAAGAGGAAAAAGATAATGAAATGAAGGTTGACGCAccagaagagaaaaaagaagatgaaatcAAGGTTGATGTGCAGCAAGAGAAAGAAGGTGAGGAAATGAAGGTTGAAGCACCGCAGATGACAGAAAATGTAGAACCAGACCGTTCATCTACTTTAGACCATAAGAAAGAAGATCGGGGCCAGATGAACAATGCTGAAGATAAAGCAGTATCGGACCCAAAGGGGGGGAATGAGAAGATATCAAATGACGAATCAGGCCAGGACAAGGCACTTAAGAAGCCAGATAAGATTCTACCTTGTCCTCGGTGCAACAGCATGGATACAAAGTTCTGTTATTACAACAACTACAATGTTAATCAACCTAGGCACTTCTGTAAGAATTGCCAAAGGTACTGGACCGCAGGGGGGACTATGAGGAATGTACCTGTTGGTGCTGGGAGGCGCAAAAGTAAGAACTCAACATTGCACTACCGTCAATTACTGATGGCCCCTGATTGTATGATGGGATCTAGGGTGGACATCGCTAAGTCAGTGCTCCCTGAAGCTCTTGTATCTTCACCTTCCGCCCCGATACAGGCAGCCAGTAGAAATGAAACAGTTCTCAAATTTGGGCCTGAGGTGCCACTTTGTGAATCGATGGTGTCAGCACTGAACATCAATGAGCAGAGTGGAACCAACGCTGGATCAGCACCAAGAGGTGAAAATAGGGAAGATAACTCTTGCGCATCTTCTGTTACATCATACAATGGACTGCCTGAAAACGCAGTTCACGTGGATAAGAATGGAGCGATGGTTTACTGTAATGGAGTTACCCCAGTGCCTCAATATTACCTTGGAGCCCCTTTCATGCACCCTTGGAGTGTAGGATGGAAAAATCTCCCTGTGATGGTACCAGGTAGAAGTATGCCCGAATCCGCTTTTCCTCCAGAGGGCTGCAGTATTAGTTCAGCTCCATGGATGAACTCTCCCATGATGCCAGCCTCAAGACTTCCTGGACCAGCATTTCCCTACCCTCTCGTGCCACCTGCACTTTGGGGTTGCTTGTCTGGATGGCCAGCCACTACGTGGAACATACCGTGGATCAGAACTAACGGTTGTGTGTCACCGTCATCGCCAAGCAACAGCAGCTGTTCAGGCAAAGGGCCTCCTACTCTGGGGAAACATTCGAGGGACTCTAATCCGCTGAaagaggcgaaggaggagaaATCATTGTGGGTTCCCAAGACGCTCCGCATTGATGATCCTGATGAGGCTGCAAAGAGTTCAATCTGGGCCACCCTTGGCATCAAACCTGGGGACCCTGGCACCTTCAAGCCTTTCCAGTCCAAGGTTGAGAGGAAGGGCCAGACATCAGACGCAGCTCAGGTTTTGCAAGCGAATCCAGCAGCGCTATCTCGCTCACAATCGTTCCAGGAGAGCTCTTAA
- the LOC133893516 gene encoding cyclic dof factor 2-like isoform X3 has translation MAKGQDVRKSTNKKSIDQNTGKEEKEDCEMKVDAPQEEKDNEMKVDAPEEKKEDEIKVDVQQEKEGEEMKVEAPQMTENVEPDRSSTLDHKKEDRGQMNNAEDKAVSDPKGGNEKISNDESGQDKALKKPDKILPCPRCNSMDTKFCYYNNYNVNQPRHFCKNCQRYWTAGGTMRNVPVGAGRRKSKNSTLHYRQLLMAPDCMMGSRVDIAKSVLPEALVSSPSAPIQAASRNETVLKFGPEVPLCESMVSALNINEQSGTNAGSAPRGENREDNSCASSVTSYNGLPENAVHVDKNGAMVYCNGVTPVPQYYLGAPFMHPWSVGWKNLPVMVPGRSMPESAFPPEGCSISSAPWMNSPMMPASRLPGPAFPYPLVPPALWGCLSGWPATTWNIPWIRTNGCVSPSSPSNSSCSGKGPPTLGKHSRDSNPLKEAKEEKSLWVPKTLRIDDPDEAAKSSIWATLGIKPGDPGTFKPFQSKVERKGQTSDAAQVLQANPAALSRSQSFQESS, from the exons atggctaagggccaagaTGTTCGAAAGAGTACCAATAAGAAAAGTATT GATCAAAACAccggaaaagaagagaaagaagactGTGAAATGAAGGTTGATGCGCCACAAGAGGAAAAAGATAATGAAATGAAGGTTGACGCAccagaagagaaaaaagaagatgaaatcAAGGTTGATGTGCAGCAAGAGAAAGAAGGTGAGGAAATGAAGGTTGAAGCACCGCAGATGACAGAAAATGTAGAACCAGACCGTTCATCTACTTTAGACCATAAGAAAGAAGATCGGGGCCAGATGAACAATGCTGAAGATAAAGCAGTATCGGACCCAAAGGGGGGGAATGAGAAGATATCAAATGACGAATCAGGCCAGGACAAGGCACTTAAGAAGCCAGATAAGATTCTACCTTGTCCTCGGTGCAACAGCATGGATACAAAGTTCTGTTATTACAACAACTACAATGTTAATCAACCTAGGCACTTCTGTAAGAATTGCCAAAGGTACTGGACCGCAGGGGGGACTATGAGGAATGTACCTGTTGGTGCTGGGAGGCGCAAAAGTAAGAACTCAACATTGCACTACCGTCAATTACTGATGGCCCCTGATTGTATGATGGGATCTAGGGTGGACATCGCTAAGTCAGTGCTCCCTGAAGCTCTTGTATCTTCACCTTCCGCCCCGATACAGGCAGCCAGTAGAAATGAAACAGTTCTCAAATTTGGGCCTGAGGTGCCACTTTGTGAATCGATGGTGTCAGCACTGAACATCAATGAGCAGAGTGGAACCAACGCTGGATCAGCACCAAGAGGTGAAAATAGGGAAGATAACTCTTGCGCATCTTCTGTTACATCATACAATGGACTGCCTGAAAACGCAGTTCACGTGGATAAGAATGGAGCGATGGTTTACTGTAATGGAGTTACCCCAGTGCCTCAATATTACCTTGGAGCCCCTTTCATGCACCCTTGGAGTGTAGGATGGAAAAATCTCCCTGTGATGGTACCAGGTAGAAGTATGCCCGAATCCGCTTTTCCTCCAGAGGGCTGCAGTATTAGTTCAGCTCCATGGATGAACTCTCCCATGATGCCAGCCTCAAGACTTCCTGGACCAGCATTTCCCTACCCTCTCGTGCCACCTGCACTTTGGGGTTGCTTGTCTGGATGGCCAGCCACTACGTGGAACATACCGTGGATCAGAACTAACGGTTGTGTGTCACCGTCATCGCCAAGCAACAGCAGCTGTTCAGGCAAAGGGCCTCCTACTCTGGGGAAACATTCGAGGGACTCTAATCCGCTGAaagaggcgaaggaggagaaATCATTGTGGGTTCCCAAGACGCTCCGCATTGATGATCCTGATGAGGCTGCAAAGAGTTCAATCTGGGCCACCCTTGGCATCAAACCTGGGGACCCTGGCACCTTCAAGCCTTTCCAGTCCAAGGTTGAGAGGAAGGGCCAGACATCAGACGCAGCTCAGGTTTTGCAAGCGAATCCAGCAGCGCTATCTCGCTCACAATCGTTCCAGGAGAGCTCTTAA
- the LOC133893516 gene encoding cyclic dof factor 2-like isoform X1, whose translation MSDQKDPGIKLFGRVIPLAPEPAPGIMEAEEPPCLDQSPDELQPPAPEEAAADEDQNTGKEEKEDCEMKVDAPQEEKDNEMKVDAPEEKKEDEIKVDVQQEKEGEEMKVEAPQMTENVEPDRSSTLDHKKEDRGQMNNAEDKAVSDPKGGNEKISNDESGQDKALKKPDKILPCPRCNSMDTKFCYYNNYNVNQPRHFCKNCQRYWTAGGTMRNVPVGAGRRKSKNSTLHYRQLLMAPDCMMGSRVDIAKSVLPEALVSSPSAPIQAASRNETVLKFGPEVPLCESMVSALNINEQSGTNAGSAPRGENREDNSCASSVTSYNGLPENAVHVDKNGAMVYCNGVTPVPQYYLGAPFMHPWSVGWKNLPVMVPGRSMPESAFPPEGCSISSAPWMNSPMMPASRLPGPAFPYPLVPPALWGCLSGWPATTWNIPWIRTNGCVSPSSPSNSSCSGKGPPTLGKHSRDSNPLKEAKEEKSLWVPKTLRIDDPDEAAKSSIWATLGIKPGDPGTFKPFQSKVERKGQTSDAAQVLQANPAALSRSQSFQESS comes from the exons ATGTCGGATCAGAAGGATCCGGGAATAAAGCTCTTCGGCCGGGTGATCCCGCTGGCCCCTGAGCCCGCGCCCGGGATCATGGAAGCGGAGGAGCCGCCCTGCCTCGACCAGTCGCCGGATGAGCTGCAGCCACCGGcgccggaggaggcggcggcggatgaG GATCAAAACAccggaaaagaagagaaagaagactGTGAAATGAAGGTTGATGCGCCACAAGAGGAAAAAGATAATGAAATGAAGGTTGACGCAccagaagagaaaaaagaagatgaaatcAAGGTTGATGTGCAGCAAGAGAAAGAAGGTGAGGAAATGAAGGTTGAAGCACCGCAGATGACAGAAAATGTAGAACCAGACCGTTCATCTACTTTAGACCATAAGAAAGAAGATCGGGGCCAGATGAACAATGCTGAAGATAAAGCAGTATCGGACCCAAAGGGGGGGAATGAGAAGATATCAAATGACGAATCAGGCCAGGACAAGGCACTTAAGAAGCCAGATAAGATTCTACCTTGTCCTCGGTGCAACAGCATGGATACAAAGTTCTGTTATTACAACAACTACAATGTTAATCAACCTAGGCACTTCTGTAAGAATTGCCAAAGGTACTGGACCGCAGGGGGGACTATGAGGAATGTACCTGTTGGTGCTGGGAGGCGCAAAAGTAAGAACTCAACATTGCACTACCGTCAATTACTGATGGCCCCTGATTGTATGATGGGATCTAGGGTGGACATCGCTAAGTCAGTGCTCCCTGAAGCTCTTGTATCTTCACCTTCCGCCCCGATACAGGCAGCCAGTAGAAATGAAACAGTTCTCAAATTTGGGCCTGAGGTGCCACTTTGTGAATCGATGGTGTCAGCACTGAACATCAATGAGCAGAGTGGAACCAACGCTGGATCAGCACCAAGAGGTGAAAATAGGGAAGATAACTCTTGCGCATCTTCTGTTACATCATACAATGGACTGCCTGAAAACGCAGTTCACGTGGATAAGAATGGAGCGATGGTTTACTGTAATGGAGTTACCCCAGTGCCTCAATATTACCTTGGAGCCCCTTTCATGCACCCTTGGAGTGTAGGATGGAAAAATCTCCCTGTGATGGTACCAGGTAGAAGTATGCCCGAATCCGCTTTTCCTCCAGAGGGCTGCAGTATTAGTTCAGCTCCATGGATGAACTCTCCCATGATGCCAGCCTCAAGACTTCCTGGACCAGCATTTCCCTACCCTCTCGTGCCACCTGCACTTTGGGGTTGCTTGTCTGGATGGCCAGCCACTACGTGGAACATACCGTGGATCAGAACTAACGGTTGTGTGTCACCGTCATCGCCAAGCAACAGCAGCTGTTCAGGCAAAGGGCCTCCTACTCTGGGGAAACATTCGAGGGACTCTAATCCGCTGAaagaggcgaaggaggagaaATCATTGTGGGTTCCCAAGACGCTCCGCATTGATGATCCTGATGAGGCTGCAAAGAGTTCAATCTGGGCCACCCTTGGCATCAAACCTGGGGACCCTGGCACCTTCAAGCCTTTCCAGTCCAAGGTTGAGAGGAAGGGCCAGACATCAGACGCAGCTCAGGTTTTGCAAGCGAATCCAGCAGCGCTATCTCGCTCACAATCGTTCCAGGAGAGCTCTTAA
- the LOC133893516 gene encoding cyclic dof factor 2-like isoform X2 translates to MLASERGHRGSRQRIRMDFLLRFAKQGRQLDQNTGKEEKEDCEMKVDAPQEEKDNEMKVDAPEEKKEDEIKVDVQQEKEGEEMKVEAPQMTENVEPDRSSTLDHKKEDRGQMNNAEDKAVSDPKGGNEKISNDESGQDKALKKPDKILPCPRCNSMDTKFCYYNNYNVNQPRHFCKNCQRYWTAGGTMRNVPVGAGRRKSKNSTLHYRQLLMAPDCMMGSRVDIAKSVLPEALVSSPSAPIQAASRNETVLKFGPEVPLCESMVSALNINEQSGTNAGSAPRGENREDNSCASSVTSYNGLPENAVHVDKNGAMVYCNGVTPVPQYYLGAPFMHPWSVGWKNLPVMVPGRSMPESAFPPEGCSISSAPWMNSPMMPASRLPGPAFPYPLVPPALWGCLSGWPATTWNIPWIRTNGCVSPSSPSNSSCSGKGPPTLGKHSRDSNPLKEAKEEKSLWVPKTLRIDDPDEAAKSSIWATLGIKPGDPGTFKPFQSKVERKGQTSDAAQVLQANPAALSRSQSFQESS, encoded by the exons ATGCTGGCGAGTGAGCGCGGGCACCGAGGCAGCCGGCAAAGAATCCGAATGGATTTTTTGCTGCGCTTTGCAAAGCAAGGGCGGCAACTG GATCAAAACAccggaaaagaagagaaagaagactGTGAAATGAAGGTTGATGCGCCACAAGAGGAAAAAGATAATGAAATGAAGGTTGACGCAccagaagagaaaaaagaagatgaaatcAAGGTTGATGTGCAGCAAGAGAAAGAAGGTGAGGAAATGAAGGTTGAAGCACCGCAGATGACAGAAAATGTAGAACCAGACCGTTCATCTACTTTAGACCATAAGAAAGAAGATCGGGGCCAGATGAACAATGCTGAAGATAAAGCAGTATCGGACCCAAAGGGGGGGAATGAGAAGATATCAAATGACGAATCAGGCCAGGACAAGGCACTTAAGAAGCCAGATAAGATTCTACCTTGTCCTCGGTGCAACAGCATGGATACAAAGTTCTGTTATTACAACAACTACAATGTTAATCAACCTAGGCACTTCTGTAAGAATTGCCAAAGGTACTGGACCGCAGGGGGGACTATGAGGAATGTACCTGTTGGTGCTGGGAGGCGCAAAAGTAAGAACTCAACATTGCACTACCGTCAATTACTGATGGCCCCTGATTGTATGATGGGATCTAGGGTGGACATCGCTAAGTCAGTGCTCCCTGAAGCTCTTGTATCTTCACCTTCCGCCCCGATACAGGCAGCCAGTAGAAATGAAACAGTTCTCAAATTTGGGCCTGAGGTGCCACTTTGTGAATCGATGGTGTCAGCACTGAACATCAATGAGCAGAGTGGAACCAACGCTGGATCAGCACCAAGAGGTGAAAATAGGGAAGATAACTCTTGCGCATCTTCTGTTACATCATACAATGGACTGCCTGAAAACGCAGTTCACGTGGATAAGAATGGAGCGATGGTTTACTGTAATGGAGTTACCCCAGTGCCTCAATATTACCTTGGAGCCCCTTTCATGCACCCTTGGAGTGTAGGATGGAAAAATCTCCCTGTGATGGTACCAGGTAGAAGTATGCCCGAATCCGCTTTTCCTCCAGAGGGCTGCAGTATTAGTTCAGCTCCATGGATGAACTCTCCCATGATGCCAGCCTCAAGACTTCCTGGACCAGCATTTCCCTACCCTCTCGTGCCACCTGCACTTTGGGGTTGCTTGTCTGGATGGCCAGCCACTACGTGGAACATACCGTGGATCAGAACTAACGGTTGTGTGTCACCGTCATCGCCAAGCAACAGCAGCTGTTCAGGCAAAGGGCCTCCTACTCTGGGGAAACATTCGAGGGACTCTAATCCGCTGAaagaggcgaaggaggagaaATCATTGTGGGTTCCCAAGACGCTCCGCATTGATGATCCTGATGAGGCTGCAAAGAGTTCAATCTGGGCCACCCTTGGCATCAAACCTGGGGACCCTGGCACCTTCAAGCCTTTCCAGTCCAAGGTTGAGAGGAAGGGCCAGACATCAGACGCAGCTCAGGTTTTGCAAGCGAATCCAGCAGCGCTATCTCGCTCACAATCGTTCCAGGAGAGCTCTTAA